From the Lemur catta isolate mLemCat1 chromosome 1, mLemCat1.pri, whole genome shotgun sequence genome, the window TTTGAACATCTTTTTAATTGCAACCTCTCTTTCTCCTTAAGTTTTAAAtgtcttaacttaaaacattccaagcctttcaacaaagcttcattttttttaactgattacaagtcaaagagtctttaaacccacctataacctgtaagccccccccCTTGAGATGTCTCACCTTTTTGtgccaaaccaatgtacgcctTCCGTGCATTAATTTATGACTTTTCCTGTAATCCttctctccctgaaatgtataaaaaccaaACTAACTcaaccacagcgagtccacttgttcaaggcttcttgggtgtggctccaggtcatggtcctcaaacttggctcagaataaatctctttaaattattttacagaatttggcttTTTTCCACTGATAGTTCCTACCTCAGAGGGCTGTGGGGTGGTTACAGCAGAGTCCGGCAGTGACTGTTGCACGCTGGCTCTACCATTATTCACTCGCTGCATCTTGCTTCTCTCATTCCAGCCTCCACACCTGTAGCCGCTCTGTTCCCGCACCCAGAATGCCCTCATCCCTCTCCCACTCTGCAAATCCAGCAATAATGCAACTCCTGGCTCAAATCCTATTTGCTCAGGAAACAGGGGAGGGTGGCGGGACAAGCCAGATCTGGGAGGCAGGAAACCTGGGTTTGAACCCCAGTGTAACTACATCAGACCAATCTGGCTCAACTTTTACATAACAAAGTTGTGAGTTGTTTGTCAGTTACCATGGACCACCGCCACCACGTTGAAGGCCAGGTAACCTGGGCATACCCAGATGAACCAAGCTAGCAACCATAGGTGGAACCTAAGTGCTTCACCGTCGGAGGAGGAGCGGGGACTGAATTAAGAAGCGGATACCGCATGGCACACGGCATGAGCCAATCAGATCATGCCTTCTGGTATCCTCTCTTTGCGAGAGCCAATCAGATCACACCTTATTACCCTATGCATATAAAACCCAACGCAGACCCCAGCGCCCAGCTCCGGGAGACAGATTTGAgtgtttgttattgtttctttgcCAGTTGACTTGCAGTAAAGCTTTTCTTTTGCTCAAAGGCTAGTGCCATGGTCTTGGTTTCTATGCGTATTGGGAAACGAGCCCATCGATTGCTCAGTAACACCAGCTGTGCCACGGGTATGCTGATGGCTACGGGCAGGGCACTGTACCGtggtgtgcctcagtttccccatttgggCTTCAGTGCTCTATGATCTTACACCTTCCAGGGGGCTCTCCCCCTGCACCCTCCACCTCAAGCTTATTCCCTCTTCCAGTGCTGAGCCGCTGTTGTTGACTGGGCTTGTAGCTATCAAATCATGAAACTGGTAAAGTTTATTGTGCTGGAGGTTTTGGGGACTTCCAGAGACCTGCCTCTAACTCTCATCCTTCTGCCGAGCCACCCTCCAAAATGCAGCTTGAGTCTGCCcacttcccagctctgccactaccTATTCCCTCCTCCTGGTTTCCCTGAATCCACTTGGTTGCTGCAGACCATGCCACTTCCCTTCTCTCAATCCTCCCATGGCTTCTTATtgcttctagaaaagaaaaaatccaaagtccttCCTATGGCtgccaaataaaaaacaaatctgggCTGAGTAAAGGGAAACTTTATTCCAAAAAATTATtgcaagggtgtgtgtgtgtgtgtgtgtgtgtgtgtgtgtgtattattgcAATAGCAGAAACCCTATGACTATAAAGTCTGCAAGCATCTCAAAAATCAGGCAAAAGGGTTTTTCTCTTACAGAAGGGAGTCAGCAAGGGTATAAAAAACCAGGTGTGGGGAAGTGGGATGAGGGGATGTGATAGGATAGTCTATCAGGGGCTATTTTACCCAGAGGACAGTTTGTTCTCAGAAGGGGCCATCAGCTAGCTCAGAGTGAGGATAGACCAAAGTTTAGGggtttggggaaggagggaagcctAACCAAAGTTTGgttaacaaacttttttttttttttttttttgagacagagtctcactttgttgcccaggctagagtgagtgctgtggcgtcagcctagctcacagcaacctcaaactcctgggcttaagcgatcctactgcctcagcctcccgagtagctgggactacaggcatgtgccaccatgcccggctaatttttttctatatatatttttagttggccagataatttctttctatttttagtagaaacggggtctcgctcaggctggtctcgaactcctgacctcgagcgatccacccgcctcggcctcccagagggctaggattacaggcgtgagccaccgcgcccggctggttAACAAACATTTTGTTCCAGTTGATCAGTGGAGACAAGTACATAAAAGCAGGTATTTATTTATGAGGCAAAAATGGGAATTTGAAGGGTTTGGGTCTAGCCTTGTCATGGGAAAATAAAGACCTCTGTATtactcagggttctccagagaaacagaacacgGGGTGCGAGGGGGAGATTTATTAAAAGGAATTGGCTcctgcaattatggaggctgcaGTTGGCAACAAACCGGAGACCCATAAAAGCTGATGGTTCCAGTCTTGAGTCCAAAGAcctgagacccaggagagccgaTAGTGTAGTTCCAGTTGAAAGGGTGGCAAGTTCAAAACCCAGGAAGAGCCACTGTTTCAGTTtgactctgaaggcaggaaaaagctgATGACCCAGCTCAAAGAcagtcaggcaggaggaattcCCCATTACTTGGGGAAGGGCCAGCCTTTTTGTTTGATTCAGGCTTTCCACGGATTGTGCggggcccacccacattagggagtgcaatctgttttactcagtctactgattcaaatgttaaacTGCCCcacaaacaccctcacagaaatacccacaataatatttgaccaaatatctgggcaccctatGGCCCAGGCAAGTTGACACATAACATTAACAATCACAGTGGGCATGTGTGTTCTGTGCAGTAGACGGTTTCTCAGAACACAAAGGGTGAGGGAATTCTTAACCCTCACTGTTTTCTGGGACCACAGGGCTCGGGTCAAATTCAACACTGTCATGGCCCACAAGGCCCCCCACAACCTGCTCCCGTCACTTTCCTGGCATCAccttctgcctctctccctctcacttaCTCTGTTCCAGTCACACTGGtcccttttctgtttctcaaagacCCCTGTGCTGTTGCCCTTGtagttccttctgcctagaaatctcttcctcttcatcctttCAGGTCCTCTGTGATCACCTGTCACATTGTCCCATTTCAGTTTTCCTCAGGGAACTTTTTGCCACctgaaattcttatttctttccatgtttatTGTCTGTTCTTCCCACTGGATGGAAAGCTCTGAGATTGTCTACAAGTAAGTGCAACTTCCTGGACACAGTAGTGAACGAGGCACCCACAGCCTGTGCCCGCCTGGAAGTGGTAGTCTGCTGGCGGAGGTTGACCTGACTTGGATCACCTGTGTAGGCAGAATGTACCATCCTAATGAATGTTAGGGTGGACTCAAGCTTGGTGACATGTAGACCTGACCAGCCTGAATGGTCACACAGAGCTTCCCTGAGATCTGAAGTGGGGATAGGAGTGAACTAGGgacagaagggaggaaagaatatATTTCCCTGGAGGAAACAGCACATgaaaaggccctgaggtgggcaaGAAGGTGCTGAGTTTGAGGAAATAAAAGCAGGCCAGGGAGGTGGTTGGAATGCAGAATGCAGTGGGGAACAAGGAGGGTGTCAGCCATCAGTGGGGCTCTGGGAAAACTGATTAGCCCCAGGGCCATGGAGAGCCATTAAATGATATTGAACAGGAGAGATGCATGGTCAGATCTGCTTCTTGCAGAAGAGATTCACAGGGTTATGAGGTGGGGGGTAGACTGAAAGGGGAAGGATGGGGTGCTAGgtgcccaggaggaggaggaggaggtctaATCTGGTCTAAGGGgaggtgtggggctggggagaaggggatggaagGGATGGAGGTGCAGGAGGTAAGACGAGTCCCTTGGGGGTGACTGGTAACTGCCAACCAGGTGCGATAGGCCTGACTTCTACTCACTGCCCACCTTGGCCAGCCATCAGTGGGGTTCTGGAAAAATCCATTAGCTccagatctttcttttcttccccacatCTGGCAGCCACATCTGTCCAGTGAAGTTTTAGGAGACCCTATGTGCACAGCCAAGGGGGAGGGtatagggatgtgtgtgtgtgtgtgtgtgtgtgtgtgagagaatgATCCTGCTGAAACCagaatcccagaactttgggaggccaaggcaggaggattgcttgaggccaggagttcaagactagcctgggctacatagcaagactctgtctttaccaaaaaaaaaaaaaaaaaaaaaaaaaagaaagaaagaaaagaaaagaaaagaaaaaaagtaccccagcatggtggtggcacctgtagtcccagctacttgggaggctgaggcaggaggatcgcttgaacccaggagttcaaggctgtagtgagctatgatgacaccactgcactccagcctgtatGACAGAACAACGCCCCATTTCAAAAAAACCCATGCTCTCCCCAAATAAACTTCcccataacaaaaataaaaccagaattcCCTGTCTGTTGGGAATTACACTTTTCCTCCCCAGGTTGGGTTTGATTCTGCTGTGCTGGGGTGAGGTGTTGGCTGGGTCCCTCTTGTTCCTGGGTCAGTGGCCTGGGTGGGGTGGGCCCAGGAGCTGGAGCTTCCCCTGCTgcaagtgggagtgggggtgatTTCCTGGGTTCCATGGGAAGCTGGCTCTGCAGTTCTGCCTCTTGACAAGTCCTTCTGGGCCAGCCTCATGCCACTTCTGATGGGCTCAGCTCCTTGAATCTCCAATGATGAGACTTTCAAGTCCACTTGCTTGGTGTCTTCCTCCTGGGGCTGGGATTGCGGTGAGGGGAGTGAGTCTTCCCTGTCACCCAAGCAAAATTTAAGAGGGCATCAAAAATCTCAGTAACGGAggtcaatttctttctttctttctgtagtcCAtaacaggttttattttattttattttttatgttgcatGCGAATTTATTCCTGGGCTAACTATGAGCCATCTAGCTCTTCcaagacaatattttaaattgtgactACTTCTTGTACCATAACGTTCActcttttaaagtgtaaaattcagtggcatttaggaCATTGGCAAGGTTGTGCAATGTCACCACCTCTACTTAATTCCAGAGCggtttcatcaccccaaaaagaaatccctaCCCACTACCATTACCCTCTATTCTTCCCTACCTCCAGCCCCTGGAATcgatgcaatatttaaaaaatcaaaaagaactCAAAAAGTTCTATGATGAACAAGGTGTCAGATTTTACAAGGAAGACAAACTCTGCCCCTGTTTTTGGTAACCCCATGTCACACACTTTAGCATCATCTCAGCTCGCTTCATGATTTGCCTGGTGGGATGACCCCAAATACTTCCTCTCCAGGGTCCCTTAAAGGACAGGAGGCCTCTCTCTCTGCTCAAACCCTCAGGGGAAGGGTTCCGGGCCCCTGGTGGCTGGCTGTTGGAAGGGGGAATTTGCAGCTGGACTGCAGGGATCTGTCTTTGGCATGTTCTAGTTGCAGCAGCAGTTTTGACACCATGTGTAGGTGCTTGCTGTGTACTAAGCACGTGAACACATCTCAAAGGCAACTGAAATTTGAGAGGTGTTCTTCTACACTTCCAGGAGTGCCTGGGTGATCTCACTTCATCCTTCTAAAATCCCCCTGAATTGAGTACTGATATTGCTCTGATTTACAGGCGAGGCTTGGATCGCTTATCCAAGCTCACACAATGTGTGAGGAAGGTGACTTGAACTCAGGCCTGTTTGACTCCAatgctggaggaggagagggagtaGGGGGGTTCTCACCCCTCACAGAGGAGGATTCCTCTTGCCTCATTCATTTAGTCACTCAACAAACGTTGGAAAGTCATGGTTCATTCATTCTGTCACTCAACGCATGTTTGAAATGCTGTGGCTCCTTCAGTTATTCAACAAATGTCTGAACGTTGTGGCTCCTTccttcagtcattcaacaaacgtttgAACATCATGGCTTATTCATTCGGTCGCTGGATAAATGTCTGAACGTTGTGgatcattcaacaaatgttcgcTGTGTGGTGAGTACTGTGTGGGAAGTTGGGAATGTGCTGGTGGCCCCTGTCCTCCTGGAACTCACGACGGAGGCGGGTGACACCAACAATTAACAAGGAATCTGATATAAGTCTGGCGATCACAGATGGGGAGAAGATTACAAAGAAAACAGAGTGGTCTAGGTGGATGCTTGAGGaatatccacattttaaaaaatatatttacatggttAAAATTTCACATAGTTCCAAGGTGCAGCTATATAATATGTTCATCCCATTAAACTTTCTTGGGCggcatttagggaaaaaatgtgtaaaaaaggCTGTTTAGTGAGAAATCATGAAATAAagattgagaaacactgatctGGAAGTAGCCACTGTTCAGGTTTCTTGTGAGCTTCTAGAGATATTCGAGATATTTCACAACAAACGTTCACATACCCATTTACTCCTCTTTTTATGTTAATGATAACATACTGTTCTGggccttcctttttttccttttcacttaaaatatatctTGGAGATCACTCCCTGTCAATAAACAAAGCTTGGTGGTTTATTAGTAGTATTTCTGCTGTGTCGGAATGCAATTTTGGAAGCCAGTTTGTGCAGGTGGTAGTCTAGCTCGTTTCCAAAGTTTTGCCACCAGAAATTGCCGCCACGCAGAATGGCAAACTGCACTGACATCAATTTGCAAATGAGCTGATTGTATCTGAAGGAGAAATTCCTGGAAGTGCCATAGCTGGGCCAGGTGTGtgtatctgtcatttcaatagaTACGGTAACATGCCCTGCATGGGGTTATATCAATTTCCGCTCTCACTGGCAAGGTAAATGAGTGCCAGTTTCCCGAGAACCTCACCAACGGTGGGTGTAATCAAACCTCTTGATCTTTGACAACCTGATGGGTTAAAAATGATATCGCACTACagttaaaatattcatttcccttATGAAATTGAACAATCTCCTGTGTCTAAGAATCAGTTGTTTCTCTTTGTCTGTGAGCTCTCCATTCATGTCTTCTGCTaacttttcttgctgattctttCCAAGAGCTCTTTATCTATGACAGACATTATCCCTTTGGGTTATGAATTACAGATAGTTTTTTTCCGTTTGTCatgtgtctttaaaaattatctgttatttttttttaaatcatcgtTTGACTTCACGTGGGGGTGATTTTTAACTTTGCGGATTTTTTTTGGATATTTACATGAAGACAACTGTTTTAAACATTCCTTTTGTGGCATCTGGGCTTTGTGTCATACTGAGAAGTGGGGCTACCTTTAAtcaaggtgggaggtgggaaggagccCCTTAGCagatgcaaaggtcctgaggtagaAAGAGGCTTGGCAGGTGTATTAGCCAGGAACAGAACCAATAGGCTATATACGGGGCGGGGAGacacagagggaaagagggagagagggagagagagagatttatttattttaaggagttggctcatgtgattgtggaAGTTGACAAGTTCAAAATCTTCAGGGTAGGCTGCTATGCTGGGTCCAAAGGTGGCTtctggcagaattccttcttatCCTTCAACTGATTGGGTAAAAGTCACCCccattatggagggtaatctactttactcaaagtctactgactTAAATGTTCAGtgcatctaaaaaaaaaatgccttcactgaaacatctagaataatgtttgatgCAATATCTGGGTACGGTAGCCCAGCCAGATTGCCACGTAAAATTCACCAGCACACATCCACCCCTTGTCAACCTGGCACCCATATGCATCTCCTTAAATcatgcttaatttccaaataaagacaataatgaCATCATACTTCCACCTAATGTGATACAGCTATCCTGAGTAAACCGGAAACACACTGTTTCTTCAGAAGTCCTTGGTGATGTTCACTCCTCTCCTTGATTTATAACTTGAATGGTGTGATGTAAAGTTGACAATACTTAAATGCTATGATATACAGTCAACGCATCTCATGTTACATGACAGGGGAtaagagagggaggaaaacaaatatattttgtacaCACCAGTATGAACATATTCATGACAAATTAGAGAAGAAACATGAGTGAAAATTTCAGTCCTCATTTTTGTGCCTGGTCATGTGGTTGTAGCTGGTACTTATAACTCCTTTCAGAACCACTCTTGGTACCCAAATCTGTTTCAGTCCACTcagggctgttgtaacaaagtgCTTAAACCACAAAAATGTATTGTGTCAcggttctggagcctggaagttcATGTTTAAGGCGTCAGGAGGGTTGGTTTCTTCCGGgacctttctccttggcttgtagatggccatcttctctctgtctttgcaTGGTCACCccactgtgtgtgtctgtgtcctaatctcctcttcttatgaggtCCTATTGGAGTAGGGCTCacttaatgacctcatttaaacttaattacctctttacaGTCCTGATCTCCAAATATAGTCCCATTCTCAGggactgggggttagggcttcaacatatgaatttagggggacCAAAATGTATCCTTCAATTGAAAGAGAAAGGTGGTTAGTCTGGCCAGGGTGAAGGGGGCTGAGATGGATAGTCAAGGAGAGGTTTGCAGAGATTGGCAGAGGGTTCAGGGCCATAggaaacactttttttttgtttgcatgtGATGAAATACCATCAGCATGTTCTGAGTGGAAAATAATATGTTTGGAGCTACTTTTTGCAAAAGCCCTCTGCAAGGGTCCTCTGAGAGGGTGACTGGGACACCAAGGAGGAGGTCCCTACTATCATCCAGGTTAGCAATAAATCCAGGGTTGGTATTGGAAAGGTGGAGAGAGGTGGACATTTTTGGGGGCATTTAGAAGGAAAGGCATTGTGGATCAGGGAGTGAAACAGACAGGAACCAGTTGGAAGTTGATGGAAGAAATGTGTCTGTAAAAGGGAAGTGATTGATCTACCTTCTCTGCTCAGAGCCTTCAAGGAGGGTATGGTGGGCAGAGATCCCAGGTCTTGTTCACTGTGGTGTCCTTAGCTTTTGGCACCATGCCAGGCTCACGGTGAGTAATCAATGAATGTTTATTAGATGAGCGCACGAATGATTTAAACCAGAATTGAAGAAATTGGGGATTTGGCTTGGCAGAGGGCAGACATTAGGGGTGTGTGAGGGAACGGCAGGGGGAGTCAGGGTCTTCTGTGTTCTTGATGCTTGCGGTTGGAGGGGCAGGTGGTGGGTAGAAGCATATCTATGACTCGTAGAAGGAGCTGAGATTTCTAACAACAGCTTTGAGGTAGTGAGATCTCCATCACTAGGAGTGTGTAAGCAGGTAGGACACATGTCCAGAGGGTTGTGGGGGAAATTTATGCCCCAGGGAAGGTTTGGTGTTGGGGAAACTTTGGTCACAAGTGAGGGTCTTTGAGGTTTCCCAGCAAAAGAGGAGGTGGGATTTTTTTCTGCAGTCCCTTCACTTCCTGTGGCGTCTGAGACTCAGCCTGACTCACACTCTTTCTGTGCACGTGTGGGTCTCCCCTGAGGTCTGGGTACCTGGCTTGCTTCAAGCATGGTGGTTCTAAATTCGATGCAACCATCCCCACCTTGAGCTTGGAGGTGCTGCCCCCTGGTGGGAAGAAGAAGAAGTGTCTCAACACCCTGCAACCTGGGAGGAGGGTGCCCATTCCGGGGAGAAGGGGATGACAGGTCCAACCCTGCATGTTTGTGATCTGGGTATCTTGGCTTATGTGTCCCAGCCCCCAAAGCTTGGGCTGGGGGAGAAGAGGGCATGGCATGGACAAAGGTAAGCTCTAGAGGTTCCTGTTTATCGTGTTGATAAATTGGAGGAAACGTGTCCAGACTGCTGGCTGGGGGTCCTGACATCCCCTAGGAGGGCGGGAAGACAGAGGGTCCTGCCTCCAGAGGGGACCTGAGGCACCGCGGGAGGAGGATGCCCAGACTCCTCATCGTGAGTAGCGTCTCCAGGGCAGGTCCTAGAGAAAGCCCCTGGGGCGGTGTCGCAGGAATAGGCAGAGTGATAAACTTCCAGTGGGACGGAGGGAGATGGGGATGGTGGGCCCAGGAAGATCGTCCCCTAGGCACCTGTGCAGGGGCTGGCAGAGAGAGCCAGTCTCCATGTGAAGCCTTCACCTGCATTTTCAAGTGGACTGGGCTGTCCTTAGGAATGTTGCCACCCATTGGTGTCCAAGTCACGACTGGGGACTGGTCTTGTGGGTGGGCTCTGGGGAGTCTATGAAAGCCCCAGGGTGGGCTGTCTTGGGGTTCATCATGCAGTGGCCTTGGGAGGGCATTTTTGTGGGGTGTCTGTGGAGGAGGGAGTTGGAGGGCCTAGGGTCTCGTGGAGTCATTATGGGATGGTCCTGGGGGCCAGAGCATGGTCCAAATTTGGGAGGCTGGTGCCTTTCTGGGAGGATTTGCGGGAATGAGGAATGGGCTCTGTGAGGCAGAACATGCGGGAGTATTTCTGGGGGAGATGTGGGGCAAGGAGGTGGTCTCAGAGCAACAGGAATGATCCAGGGGATTTGGGGGGGTCTCAGAACATGGTGTGCTTTGGGAGTATGGATGGAGGACGGGTTATGGGAGCACCTGgtaggtggggtggggggacacaggggagaattttgggggaacatggAACTTGGGGATGATCTTTGTGTACCAGGGGTATCCTTTAGTGAGTCATTGTAGGGGGGACCCTCGAGAGTCAGAACATGGGTCTCTGTGGCAGATGTAGGGGTTCAGCCCTTGTTGGGGGGAGATTCTGGGGGAAACCAATGAAGAGGTAGATTTGGTGTGCTGAGAACCAGGGATGTCTTGGCAAGTGGAATTTAGGGGGATTTGAAATAGGGGGCAGATTATGGGGGTGCACATAGCGGTTGGAGCACCCATGGAAAGGTTCCCAGAGGGGGCAGGAGCACTCCAGGGCAGGTTCCTTGGTGGGATGGGTTGGGGGTCCTTGAAGTGCATATCAAGTGAACTGAGGGGCTTGAAGCCCAGGGGAATCTTGGGGGGCTATATCAAAAGCAATAGattggccagacatggtggctcacacttgtagtcccagcaacttgggaggctgaggcagaaggatcacttgaggccaggacttcgagaccagcttgggtaaaatagcaagaccctgtctctgcccaCCCCCAAATAAATAGATTAGAACATAATAGTGTGTTGGATTGATCCTGGGAAGTGGGTTCAGGGGGTCAGATTTGGGGTGTCTCAGGGGGTGAATCACCAGGAGGCGCTTTAGGTCAAGGTGTCTGGGTGGGTCGACCAGCGGAAGGGCCGGGTCCTCGGGCGACCACAGGACAGCGTTGGCTGGGTAGCAGAGGTTTTACTCCCCGCCCTGGTCAGTAGCATTTGCGGTACACGATGTGGGGACCCTGTTCCTCGTACTGCTCCCGCAGGACCCAGCAGGACTGGAAGGCTCGCAGCGAGGCCAGGATGGAGCCCCCGATCCACACCGAGAAGTTCCTGGCGGGCTGGGCCGCCACTACCACGTGGGCCTCGGGGGGCAGAGAGCGCAGCAGCTCCGCACGGAAGCGGCCCTCGAAGCCAGTGAAGAGAGAGGAGCCCCCGCAGAGCAGCACGTTCTGGGCCACCTCTGCCCGCCCCTCCAGGGGTACCTTGCGGAGACTCTGTCTGGCCATGGTGGGAAGGCCCACGGGCGACAGCCCTGGGATCTCGGGGGGACTGAACAGCAGCTCCGGGCACTGGAACAGCTCTTTGCCCAGGGTGACCGTGCGCCCGTCGGGCAGCGTCAGCGTCTGCCTGCATTCCTCTCGGGGACGGGCCTGCTCCTTCTGGAAGTCGGAGGCCACGTAGCAATAGCGATGCTTGATACTCTCCACCGTGTCCAGGTCGCACTGCCCAAGAAGCAAGCCTGAGCCGGACAGCATCTCCGCCAGGAAAGCGGTCAGGTGGTTGCCGGCCAGGTCCAGGCGCTCCGTGGCGTGGGGCAGGTTGTAGCCCTGGAAGACGGGCACTGTGTAGGTGACCCCATGGCCGGTGTCCACCACCAGCCCGCTGACACGTCCGTGCGCGTAGACCGACAGCACCGACTGCGAAGCCACATACATGGCAGGGGAGCGCAGCGACTCGAAGGCCACTTCCACCAGCTTCTCGCGGTTGGTGGCTGGGCTGAAGGGCGGGTCTGAGAACAGTAGCGGGTGGTCCTGGGTGGCCACCTGCAGGTCGTGCTCCAGCATGTGGCGCCAGATGAGCTCGGCGGCCTCCCAGTCCACCACGATGCCGCTGCGGATGGGTTGCACCAGGGTCAGCTCTGGGCGCGAGCGGGCCGCTTCGCCTATGAACGTCTCCAAGCAGGTCTGCGCCGCGGTGGCCTGTTTCTGGGGCTGGCAGCCCACAATGGTGGCCACGGTGTAGGTGGGCCGGGCTTGCCCTGCGAAGCCCACCTTACAGGTGCCCGTGCCCATGTCGATAACCACCGCGCCCGTCTTTGGGGGCAGCCTGTCGCCCACCATGCTGGAAGCGTTGCATTGCAGGGTCTTGTTCTTCAGGATTGAGCTGGGGTTCAGGCCAGTCCTGGGAGCCTCTGGGGAGAACTGGAGTTCTGGGGGCTTGGGAACATTTGCATCCATGCTTGCAGGTGGCCTGGTGAGGCTGCTTGGCGAGGCTGAAGACCTtctcctgggggtgggagtgCGGTGAGAAGAAGTTGAGGCTGGGCCAGCGGCAAgcgggtggggggagagagggagaggggcgTGCCAGCAGTTTATGATGTTACCTGTCCCCTCCACCTTCTGAAGACGTCACAATGCAGGGGGGAGGAtggggcccctcccagccctgcttgcCCCAGGGCCCACATCTCTGCCGGAGACTCCCCAGAGCGCCAAATATGGAGAGGGAGGAGGATAGAGAGGTCTAGAGGAGGGGCCTGTGACCCAGCTTCCGGATTCTAGAACTCAGGGAGAGACGGGAATCCTTATCTTGGTACCTGCGGTGAAGCTATTTACAGTGTAGTGGTGGCGAGCTGGTCACAGGCCTCTAATATTCATATTAGATTGTCATTCCTCAGAATATTAATCAGATGGTGGCCAGCAAGCATGGCTGTCTGGTTTCCAAAAGGAAACACAggccagcctggggtgggggtggggcaagaCTAGGACACCCCTGCCCTAGGTTCTCTGTGTCTTCTGCT encodes:
- the ACTL9 gene encoding actin-like protein 9 gives rise to the protein MDANVPKPPELQFSPEAPRTGLNPSSILKNKTLQCNASSMVGDRLPPKTGAVVIDMGTGTCKVGFAGQARPTYTVATIVGCQPQKQATAAQTCLETFIGEAARSRPELTLVQPIRSGIVVDWEAAELIWRHMLEHDLQVATQDHPLLFSDPPFSPATNREKLVEVAFESLRSPAMYVASQSVLSVYAHGRVSGLVVDTGHGVTYTVPVFQGYNLPHATERLDLAGNHLTAFLAEMLSGSGLLLGQCDLDTVESIKHRYCYVASDFQKEQARPREECRQTLTLPDGRTVTLGKELFQCPELLFSPPEIPGLSPVGLPTMARQSLRKVPLEGRAEVAQNVLLCGGSSLFTGFEGRFRAELLRSLPPEAHVVVAAQPARNFSVWIGGSILASLRAFQSCWVLREQYEEQGPHIVYRKCY